A section of the Deinococcus taeanensis genome encodes:
- a CDS encoding sugar nucleotide-binding protein — MTRPWLITGLTGTLAPHIAGALHAQGHAAAGWNRHVTPPDDSPAAHQHLHTLNPQGILHLALGTERWAHTLAAYAHERRIPFVFTSTAMVFHHQPNGPHHPGDPTTALDDYGQLKIRTEQVIRDANPRAVVARIGWQIHPTAPGNNMIQQLNAQHEQQGVIRASRQWIPATSFMTDTAQALVTLAQDGTTGTVHLDSNARDALTFPDLVRALARHLHRPWQVEETDEYSHDQRLSDPVRRLPGLRKRLGQNVT; from the coding sequence ATGACCCGCCCCTGGCTCATCACCGGCCTGACCGGCACCCTCGCCCCCCATATTGCCGGCGCCCTGCACGCCCAGGGCCACGCCGCGGCAGGCTGGAACCGCCACGTCACCCCGCCCGACGACAGCCCCGCAGCCCACCAGCACCTGCACACCCTGAACCCCCAGGGCATCCTGCACCTCGCCCTGGGCACGGAACGCTGGGCGCACACCCTGGCCGCGTACGCCCACGAGCGGCGCATCCCGTTCGTATTCACCAGCACGGCCATGGTCTTCCACCATCAGCCGAACGGCCCGCACCACCCCGGCGACCCCACCACCGCCCTGGACGACTACGGGCAACTCAAGATCCGCACCGAACAGGTCATTCGCGACGCGAACCCCAGGGCCGTGGTCGCGCGCATCGGCTGGCAGATTCACCCCACGGCGCCCGGGAACAACATGATTCAGCAGCTCAACGCCCAGCACGAGCAGCAGGGGGTCATCCGCGCGAGCCGCCAGTGGATTCCCGCCACGTCCTTCATGACCGATACGGCCCAGGCGCTTGTGACACTCGCCCAGGACGGCACGACCGGCACCGTTCACCTCGACAGCAACGCCCGGGACGCCCTGACCTTCCCCGACCTGGTCCGCGCCCTCGCCCGGCACCTGCACCGGCCCTGGCAGGTCGAAGAGACCGACGAGTACAGCCACGACCAGCGCCTGTCGGACCCTGTACGCCGCCTGCCCGGCCTGCGCAAGCGGCTCGGCCAGAACGTCACATGA
- the gcvH gene encoding glycine cleavage system protein GcvH, translating to MTNTPTELKYAASHEWLAADGTVGITDFAQDQLGDVVYVELPEVGRVVEAGETIAVVESVKTASDIYAPASGTIIAVNEDLSGSPELVNSAPYEGGWLFKLDVTGEGDLMDAAAYASANN from the coding sequence ATGACGAACACCCCCACTGAACTGAAATACGCCGCCTCCCACGAATGGCTCGCCGCGGACGGCACCGTCGGCATCACCGACTTCGCGCAGGATCAGCTTGGTGACGTGGTGTACGTCGAGCTGCCCGAAGTGGGCCGCGTGGTGGAGGCAGGCGAGACGATCGCCGTGGTGGAGAGCGTGAAAACCGCTTCTGACATCTACGCCCCGGCCAGCGGCACCATCATCGCCGTGAACGAGGACCTGAGCGGCAGCCCCGAACTCGTGAACAGCGCCCCTTACGAGGGCGGCTGGCTGTTCAAGCTGGACGTCACCGGCGAAGGCGACCTGATGGACGCCGCCGCGTACGCCAGCGCGAACAACTAA
- the gcvP gene encoding aminomethyl-transferring glycine dehydrogenase, with the protein MTRSLTDLLQTADFTDRHIGPTDAEQAQMLATLGVSSLNELSDTTLPESIRFDGDLNVGGPVTEAQALADLKAVAAKNKVFRSYIGMGYHGTLTPGVILRNMLENPGWYTAYTPYQAEISQGRLEMLLNFQQTVMDLTAMPVCNASLLDEATAAAEAMTLAKRAGKSKGNTLYVAQDVHPQTLDVIRTRAEYFGYDIVTGPADGPLPEGTFAALVQTPGTYGDLHDLAPIAERVHDAGGLLIAATDLLASALVKPVGEMGADIVIGSAQRFGVPMGFGGPHAAFLACKNDFQRSMPGRVIGVSRDVTGRPALRMAMQTREQHIRREKATSNICTAQALLANMAAAYAVYHGPEGIRTIAQRVHRMTGILAKALGNAGLNVNEAFFDTVTFEESGDTIRERAEARGLNFRFENGRVSVSLDETVTVQDLADVIEVTTGQPADVLALDAQATDGIPSLLKRTSAFLTHPVFNTHHSEHGMLRYLKSLENKDYSLTHGMIPLGSCTMKLNATTEMIPVTWPEFGALHPFAPADQTEGYAQMLGELEAWLADITGYDAVSLQPNSGAQGEYAGLLVIRKYHEARGEAHRNVCLIPASAHGTNPASAAMMGMQVVVVKTDADGNIDMDDLKAQAEKHSANLGALMITYPSTHGVYEERVKEACDLIHQHGGQVYLDGANMNAQVGLTKPGLIGSDVSHLNLHKTFAIPHGGGGPGMGPIGVKAHLAPFLPNHAVRPTSDSATGAVSAAPYGSASILPISYLYIRLLGAHGLKKATQVALLNANYIAHHLKGAYPVLYTGRNDRVAHECIIDLRPLKQATGVTEEDVAKRLMDYGFHAPTMSFPVPGTLMIEPTESEPKAELDRFIQAMLGIRREIQDVQDELITAADSPLKHAPHTQNDLIAEDWTRAYSRETAAYPTATQKTWKYWPAVNRVDNVYGDRNFVCSCPPVEDYIEA; encoded by the coding sequence ATGACCCGTTCCCTGACTGACCTTCTCCAGACCGCTGATTTCACCGACCGTCACATCGGTCCTACCGACGCCGAGCAGGCCCAGATGCTGGCCACGCTGGGCGTGAGCAGCCTGAACGAACTGAGCGACACCACCCTGCCCGAAAGCATCCGCTTTGACGGCGACCTGAACGTGGGTGGCCCCGTTACCGAAGCGCAGGCCCTCGCGGACCTGAAGGCCGTCGCCGCGAAGAACAAGGTGTTCCGCAGCTACATCGGCATGGGTTACCACGGCACCCTCACGCCGGGCGTGATCCTGCGCAACATGCTGGAAAACCCCGGCTGGTACACCGCTTACACCCCCTACCAGGCGGAGATCAGCCAGGGCCGCCTGGAAATGCTGCTGAACTTCCAGCAGACCGTGATGGACCTGACCGCCATGCCCGTGTGCAACGCCAGCCTGCTGGACGAAGCCACCGCCGCGGCCGAAGCCATGACGCTCGCCAAACGCGCCGGGAAGAGCAAGGGCAACACCCTGTACGTCGCGCAGGACGTGCACCCGCAGACCCTGGACGTGATCCGCACCCGCGCCGAGTACTTCGGGTACGACATCGTCACCGGGCCCGCCGACGGCCCCCTGCCGGAGGGGACCTTCGCGGCGCTCGTGCAGACACCCGGTACGTACGGTGACCTGCACGACCTCGCCCCTATCGCCGAGCGCGTACACGATGCGGGCGGCCTGCTGATCGCCGCGACCGACCTGCTCGCCAGCGCCCTCGTGAAACCCGTGGGCGAGATGGGCGCCGACATCGTCATCGGCAGCGCGCAGCGTTTCGGGGTTCCCATGGGTTTCGGCGGGCCGCACGCCGCGTTCCTGGCCTGCAAGAACGACTTTCAGCGCAGCATGCCCGGCCGCGTGATCGGCGTGAGCCGGGACGTCACCGGCCGCCCCGCGCTGCGCATGGCGATGCAGACCCGCGAACAGCACATCCGCCGCGAGAAGGCCACCAGCAACATCTGCACCGCGCAGGCCCTGCTGGCCAACATGGCCGCGGCGTACGCCGTGTATCACGGTCCGGAAGGTATCCGGACGATCGCGCAGCGCGTCCACCGCATGACGGGCATCCTGGCGAAGGCCCTGGGGAACGCGGGACTGAACGTGAACGAAGCGTTCTTCGACACCGTCACCTTTGAGGAAAGCGGCGACACCATCCGCGAGCGCGCCGAGGCGCGCGGGCTGAACTTCCGGTTCGAGAACGGACGCGTTTCCGTCAGCCTGGATGAAACGGTCACCGTGCAGGATCTCGCGGACGTGATCGAGGTCACGACCGGGCAACCGGCAGACGTGCTGGCCCTGGATGCACAGGCCACCGACGGCATTCCGTCCCTCCTCAAGCGCACCTCCGCGTTCCTCACGCATCCTGTATTCAACACGCACCACAGCGAGCACGGCATGCTGCGGTACCTCAAGAGCCTGGAGAACAAGGATTACAGCCTCACGCACGGCATGATTCCCCTGGGCTCCTGCACCATGAAGCTGAACGCCACCACCGAGATGATCCCCGTCACGTGGCCTGAATTCGGCGCGCTGCACCCCTTCGCGCCGGCCGATCAGACCGAAGGGTACGCGCAGATGCTGGGTGAACTCGAAGCGTGGCTGGCGGACATCACCGGCTACGACGCCGTGAGCCTCCAGCCGAACAGCGGCGCGCAGGGCGAGTACGCCGGCCTGCTCGTGATCCGCAAGTACCACGAGGCGCGCGGCGAGGCGCACCGCAACGTCTGCCTGATTCCCGCCAGCGCCCACGGCACCAACCCCGCCAGCGCCGCGATGATGGGCATGCAGGTCGTCGTGGTGAAGACCGACGCGGACGGCAACATCGACATGGACGACCTGAAGGCGCAGGCCGAGAAGCACAGTGCGAACCTGGGCGCACTGATGATCACGTACCCCAGCACGCACGGCGTGTACGAGGAGCGCGTGAAGGAAGCCTGCGACCTGATCCACCAGCACGGCGGACAGGTGTACCTGGACGGCGCGAACATGAACGCCCAGGTGGGCCTCACCAAACCCGGCCTGATCGGCAGTGACGTGTCCCACCTGAACCTGCACAAAACCTTCGCCATCCCCCACGGCGGCGGCGGCCCCGGCATGGGCCCCATCGGGGTCAAGGCGCACCTCGCACCGTTCCTGCCCAACCACGCCGTGCGTCCCACGTCCGATAGCGCCACCGGGGCGGTCAGCGCCGCGCCGTACGGCAGCGCCAGCATCCTCCCGATCAGCTACCTCTACATCCGTCTGCTGGGCGCGCACGGCCTGAAGAAGGCCACGCAGGTGGCGCTGCTGAACGCCAACTACATCGCCCATCACCTGAAGGGCGCGTACCCGGTGCTGTACACCGGCCGGAACGACCGCGTCGCGCACGAGTGCATCATTGACCTGCGGCCCCTCAAGCAGGCCACCGGCGTGACGGAGGAAGACGTCGCCAAGCGCCTCATGGACTACGGCTTCCACGCGCCCACCATGAGCTTCCCGGTGCCCGGCACCCTGATGATCGAACCCACCGAGAGTGAACCCAAAGCGGAACTCGACCGGTTCATCCAGGCGATGCTCGGCATCCGCCGTGAAATTCAGGACGTGCAGGATGAACTCATCACCGCCGCGGACAGCCCGCTGAAGCACGCGCCGCACACCCAGAACGACCTGATCGCCGAGGACTGGACCCGCGCGTACAGCCGCGAAACCGCCGCCTACCCCACCGCCACGCAGAAAACCTGGAAGTACTGGCCGGCCGTGAACCGCGTGGACAACGTGTATGGCGACCGGAACTTCGTGTGCAGCTGCCCGCCCGTGGAGGACTACATCGAGGCGTAA